The Streptomyces sp. SS1-1 genome has a segment encoding these proteins:
- a CDS encoding GlxA family transcriptional regulator, with protein MSERGTPGRTERVVVLALDGVYPFELGIPSRIFGAADGHYQVLTCSVDGRPVRSNADFTIGVQHGPEILATADTVVVASMATAYIPTELSPELAGALALIRPDARIVSICTAAFVLAAAGLLDGRRATTHWQVTEAFRRMYPRVDVDPDVLFVDDGRILTSAGAASGVDVCLHIVRTDHGSELANAVARRCVVPPFRDGGQAQYIEQPVPESGAASTAATRAWALEHLDEPLTLSDLALHARMSRRTFARRFGDEVGLSPGRWLIQQRVARARHLLESTDLPVDHIAARVGFATGASLRQHLHAAIGVSPQAYRRTFQAATVR; from the coding sequence ATGAGTGAGCGAGGAACCCCTGGGCGGACCGAGCGCGTCGTGGTGCTGGCCCTGGACGGCGTCTACCCCTTCGAGCTGGGCATCCCCAGCCGGATCTTCGGCGCGGCCGACGGCCACTACCAGGTGCTGACCTGCAGCGTCGACGGCCGCCCGGTCCGCAGCAACGCCGACTTCACGATCGGCGTGCAGCACGGCCCGGAGATCCTCGCCACGGCCGACACGGTGGTCGTCGCCTCCATGGCCACCGCGTACATCCCCACCGAGCTGTCCCCCGAGCTCGCCGGAGCGCTGGCGCTGATTCGCCCGGACGCGCGCATCGTGTCGATCTGCACCGCCGCGTTCGTCCTCGCCGCCGCCGGACTCCTCGACGGGCGCAGGGCCACCACCCACTGGCAGGTCACCGAGGCGTTCCGCCGGATGTACCCGCGGGTCGACGTCGACCCGGACGTGCTCTTCGTCGACGACGGCCGGATCCTCACCTCCGCGGGCGCCGCGTCCGGCGTGGACGTCTGCCTGCACATCGTGCGCACCGACCACGGCAGCGAACTCGCCAACGCCGTCGCCCGGCGCTGTGTCGTGCCGCCCTTCCGCGACGGCGGACAGGCGCAGTACATCGAGCAGCCGGTCCCCGAGAGCGGGGCCGCGAGCACCGCCGCCACCCGCGCCTGGGCCCTGGAGCACCTGGACGAACCCCTCACCCTGTCGGACCTCGCCCTGCACGCCCGGATGAGCCGCCGCACCTTCGCCCGCCGCTTCGGCGACGAGGTCGGCCTCAGCCCCGGCCGCTGGCTGATCCAGCAGCGGGTGGCGCGCGCCCGGCACCTCCTGGAGTCCACCGACCTGCCGGTCGACCACATCGCCGCGCGGGTCGGCTTCGCCACCGGCGCCTCGCTGCGCCAGCACCTGCACGCCGCGATCGGGGTCTCCCCGCAGGCCTACCGGCGCACCTTCCAGGCCGCCACCGTCCGTTGA
- a CDS encoding cation diffusion facilitator family transporter — translation MSSTQETPQSDRRTRITVLVALAANLVIAVAKAVGGLLAHSPALLSEAAHSVADSLNEVFLLAALRRSRRPADARHPFGYGKERFFWSLLAAVGIFVMGGCFSFYQGVEALRGGSEESFGGYVAGMIVLGVAFLAEGASLVRALYQVRGQGGLAEGMRDPALRTVVAEDGTAVLGVSLALAGMALHMVTGQVVWEASASLAIGALLVYVAYRLGREARDQLIGEAADPEAAARICALLEAQPEIDSVEALFTMKTGLESALVAARIDLVPGLDSERVEEVAVRIKRSIGHTVAEADQIFLDITERSAREAQGSPAATGERGGA, via the coding sequence GTGAGCAGCACACAGGAGACCCCGCAGTCGGACCGCAGGACCCGCATCACGGTCCTCGTCGCCCTCGCCGCCAACCTCGTCATCGCCGTGGCCAAGGCCGTCGGAGGGCTCCTCGCCCATTCGCCCGCCCTTCTGTCGGAGGCGGCGCACTCCGTGGCGGACAGCCTCAACGAGGTGTTCCTGCTGGCCGCGCTGCGCCGCAGCCGCCGCCCCGCCGACGCCCGGCACCCCTTCGGCTACGGCAAGGAGCGCTTCTTCTGGTCGCTGCTGGCCGCCGTCGGGATCTTCGTGATGGGTGGCTGTTTCTCGTTCTACCAGGGCGTGGAGGCCCTGCGCGGCGGCTCCGAGGAGTCGTTCGGCGGCTATGTGGCGGGCATGATCGTCCTCGGCGTGGCCTTCCTCGCCGAAGGGGCGTCGCTGGTGCGGGCGCTGTACCAGGTGCGCGGGCAGGGCGGGCTCGCGGAAGGCATGCGCGACCCGGCGCTGCGCACGGTCGTCGCCGAGGACGGCACGGCGGTGCTCGGGGTGAGCCTCGCCCTCGCCGGTATGGCCCTGCACATGGTGACCGGGCAGGTGGTGTGGGAGGCGTCGGCCTCGCTGGCGATCGGCGCCCTGCTCGTCTACGTCGCCTACCGGCTGGGCCGTGAGGCCCGCGACCAGCTCATCGGCGAGGCAGCCGACCCGGAGGCGGCCGCCCGGATCTGCGCGCTGCTGGAGGCGCAGCCCGAGATCGACAGCGTCGAGGCGCTGTTCACGATGAAGACGGGGCTGGAGAGCGCGCTGGTGGCGGCGCGGATCGACCTCGTGCCGGGACTGGACAGCGAACGGGTCGAGGAGGTCGCCGTCCGGATCAAGCGGTCCATCGGCCACACCGTCGCCGAGGCGGACCAGATCTTCCTCGACATCACCGAGCGGTCCGCGCGCGAGGCACAGGGAAGCCCCGCCGCGACGGGGGAACGCGGCGGGGCCTGA
- a CDS encoding glutathione S-transferase family protein: MSGGGNTAYGRKAFQRSRAHFTDRITADGRDGWPVEAGRYRLVVSRACPWASRAVVSRRLLGLEEALPMAITDPVQDDRSWRFTLDPGGRDPVLGIRFLSEAYDRRETDYPGGVSVPAIVDVPSGELVTNDYQRITLDLATEWTALHREGAPDLYPEPLRDEIDQVMADVYEDVNNGVYRAGFATGQEEYEKAYTRLFRRLDLLTERLTGRRYLVGDTITEADIRLFTTLVRFDAVYHGHFKCNRWKLAENRVLWAYVRDLYQTPGFGDTVDFDHIKRHYYQVHTGINPTGIVPVGPDLSGWLTPHHRAELGGRPFGDGTPPGPVPEAERVPAHARP; the protein is encoded by the coding sequence ATGAGCGGCGGGGGCAACACCGCCTATGGCCGGAAGGCGTTCCAGCGGTCCAGGGCGCACTTCACGGACCGGATCACGGCGGACGGCCGGGACGGCTGGCCGGTCGAGGCGGGCCGGTACCGGCTCGTCGTCAGCCGTGCCTGTCCGTGGGCGAGCCGGGCGGTGGTCTCCCGGCGGCTGCTGGGCCTCGAGGAGGCCCTGCCCATGGCGATCACCGACCCCGTGCAGGACGACCGGAGCTGGCGGTTCACCCTGGACCCCGGCGGCCGCGACCCGGTGCTCGGCATCCGGTTCCTCAGCGAGGCGTACGACCGGCGGGAGACGGACTACCCAGGCGGGGTGAGCGTTCCGGCGATCGTGGACGTGCCCAGCGGCGAACTGGTCACCAACGACTACCAGCGGATCACACTGGACCTGGCGACCGAGTGGACGGCCCTGCACCGGGAGGGCGCGCCCGATCTGTACCCCGAGCCGCTGCGGGACGAGATCGACCAGGTGATGGCGGACGTGTACGAGGACGTCAACAACGGCGTCTACCGGGCGGGCTTCGCCACCGGGCAGGAGGAGTACGAGAAGGCGTACACGCGCCTCTTCCGCAGGCTGGACCTGCTGACCGAGCGACTGACGGGGCGGCGCTACCTGGTCGGGGACACGATCACGGAGGCGGACATCCGGCTGTTCACCACACTGGTCCGTTTCGACGCCGTCTATCACGGTCACTTCAAGTGCAACCGCTGGAAGCTGGCGGAGAACCGGGTGCTGTGGGCCTACGTCCGCGATCTCTACCAGACGCCGGGGTTCGGCGACACCGTCGACTTCGACCACATCAAACGGCACTACTACCAGGTGCACACCGGGATCAACCCGACCGGGATCGTCCCCGTCGGGCCGGACCTGTCGGGCTGGCTGACACCGCATCACCGTGCGGAGCTGGGCGGCCGGCCGTTCGGCGACGGGACGCCGCCCGGTCCGGTTCCCGAGGCCGAGCGGGTACCGGCGCACGCCCGTCCCTGA
- a CDS encoding VOC family protein has product MPLVKAGFIVLDCAEPEKLAEFYRELLEGEQTGATANQVEIRGADGIRLAFRRDMNATPPSWPRPENSLQAHLDFVVDDLDEAERRIVGLGGRPVEAKDAPGPYEERGFSDPAGHSFTLRRTPGTAPKQG; this is encoded by the coding sequence ATGCCGCTCGTGAAAGCCGGGTTCATCGTGCTCGACTGTGCCGAGCCCGAGAAACTCGCCGAGTTCTACAGGGAGTTGCTGGAGGGCGAGCAGACCGGCGCCACCGCCAACCAGGTCGAGATCCGGGGCGCCGACGGCATCCGACTGGCCTTCCGCCGGGACATGAACGCGACCCCGCCGAGCTGGCCCCGCCCCGAGAACTCCCTCCAGGCGCACCTGGACTTCGTGGTGGACGACCTGGACGAGGCCGAGCGCCGGATCGTCGGCCTCGGCGGGCGTCCCGTGGAGGCCAAGGACGCGCCGGGACCGTACGAGGAGCGCGGCTTCTCCGACCCGGCCGGGCACTCCTTCACCTTGCGCCGCACGCCCGGCACCGCCCCCAAGCAGGGCTGA
- a CDS encoding NADP-dependent oxidoreductase, whose translation MSTEHTMRAISQNVLGGPEVLQEVRLERPEPGPNRVLVRVRAAGVNPTDWKHRATGGFLGDPPFVLGWDVSGVVEATGIGVAAFQPGDEVFGMLPYPYGHGSHAEYVIAPVRALTHKPASIDHTQAGALPLVSLTAWQALVEHADLRPGQRVLVHAAAGGVGHAAVQIAKARGAYVIGTASAGKHGFLREIGADEAIDYRETDFAEAVKDVDVVLDTLGGETALRSLRVLRPGGVVVSIIPVGSDEFPEEAARLGVRAVRMLVDADRADMRSLVELIEQGKLRAAIERTFPLSDAAEAHALGEQGHVTGKLVLTVD comes from the coding sequence ATGAGCACTGAGCACACCATGCGAGCCATCAGTCAGAACGTCCTCGGCGGTCCCGAGGTCCTCCAGGAGGTACGGCTGGAGCGGCCGGAGCCGGGCCCCAACCGGGTCCTGGTCCGGGTCCGCGCCGCCGGCGTCAACCCGACCGACTGGAAGCACCGGGCGACCGGCGGCTTCCTCGGCGACCCGCCCTTCGTCCTGGGCTGGGACGTCTCCGGCGTGGTGGAGGCGACAGGGATCGGCGTCGCCGCGTTCCAGCCCGGCGACGAGGTCTTCGGGATGCTGCCGTACCCGTACGGGCACGGCTCGCACGCCGAGTACGTGATCGCGCCGGTCCGCGCGCTGACGCACAAGCCGGCCTCGATCGACCACACGCAGGCCGGCGCGCTGCCGCTGGTCTCCCTCACCGCCTGGCAGGCCCTGGTCGAGCACGCGGACCTGCGGCCCGGGCAGCGGGTGCTGGTCCACGCGGCGGCCGGCGGGGTCGGGCACGCGGCCGTGCAGATCGCCAAGGCGCGGGGCGCGTACGTGATCGGCACGGCGAGCGCCGGCAAGCACGGCTTCCTGCGGGAGATCGGCGCCGACGAGGCGATCGACTACCGGGAGACCGACTTCGCCGAGGCCGTGAAGGACGTCGACGTCGTCCTCGACACGCTCGGCGGTGAGACCGCCCTGCGCTCGCTGCGCGTCCTGCGTCCGGGCGGCGTCGTCGTCTCCATCATCCCGGTCGGCTCGGACGAGTTCCCCGAGGAGGCGGCGCGGCTCGGTGTGCGGGCCGTCCGGATGCTCGTCGACGCGGACCGCGCCGACATGCGCTCCCTCGTGGAGCTGATCGAGCAGGGCAAGCTGCGCGCCGCGATCGAGCGGACCTTCCCGCTGTCCGACGCCGCCGAGGCGCACGCCCTCGGGGAGCAAGGCCATGTGACGGGCAAGCTGGTCCTGACCGTCGACTGA
- a CDS encoding LysE family transporter, with translation MTAALVAGLLAGYGIAVPVGAVATYLVSLTARTSLRTGVCAALGVATADGLYALLAGLGGSALAAALRPVLVPLRWASALVLAVLAVRGAALAVRQYRAYRLATRSAPPPPGPGRAYLSLLGITLLNPTTVVYFTALVLGTRTADAVPATAQAVFVLAAFAASASWQVMLAGGGALLGRVLTGLRGRLVTALVSSAVMLALAVRMLV, from the coding sequence GTGACCGCGGCGCTCGTCGCGGGCCTGCTGGCCGGCTACGGCATCGCCGTACCCGTCGGCGCCGTCGCGACCTACCTCGTCTCCCTCACGGCCCGTACCTCCCTGCGCACCGGCGTCTGCGCCGCGCTCGGCGTGGCGACGGCCGACGGGCTGTACGCCCTGCTGGCCGGCCTCGGCGGCTCCGCGCTCGCGGCCGCCCTGCGCCCGGTGCTGGTGCCCCTGCGGTGGGCCTCGGCCCTGGTGCTGGCGGTGCTCGCCGTGCGGGGCGCCGCCCTCGCCGTCCGCCAGTACCGGGCGTATCGCCTCGCCACCCGGTCCGCTCCCCCGCCGCCCGGTCCGGGCCGCGCCTACCTCTCGCTGCTGGGCATCACCCTGCTGAACCCGACCACCGTCGTCTACTTCACGGCGCTGGTCCTCGGCACCCGCACGGCGGACGCCGTGCCGGCCACCGCGCAGGCCGTGTTCGTCCTGGCCGCGTTCGCCGCCTCGGCGAGCTGGCAGGTGATGCTCGCCGGAGGCGGCGCCCTGCTCGGGCGGGTACTGACCGGGCTCAGGGGACGACTGGTGACCGCGCTGGTGTCGAGCGCGGTGATGCTGGCACTGGCGGTGCGGATGCTGGTGTAG
- a CDS encoding cytochrome P450 codes for MTDMTEPPTVAFPQSRTCPYHPPAAYDPLRDTRPLTRARLYDGRVVWTVTGHGLARTLLADPRLSTDPTRPEFPATSERIAQVRRRRSALLGVDDPEHRAQRRMMIPSFTLQRATALRPHIQRIVDERLDAMIAGGPPADLVPAFALPVPSMVICALLGVPYEDHDFFEGQSRRLLRGPTAADSMDARARMEAYFEELIDRKQRQGTPGDGVLDELVHRRLAEGELDREGLVALAIILLVAGHETTANMISLGTFTLLRHPERLAELRADPDLVPAAVDELLRMLSIADGLLRVAVEDIEVAGETIRAGDGVVFSTSVINRDEAVYADPDTLDLHRPARHHVAFGFGIHQCLGQNLARAEMEIALRTLFGRLPGLRLAVPAEEIPFKPGDTIQGMLELPVTW; via the coding sequence ATGACGGACATGACGGAACCCCCCACCGTCGCCTTCCCCCAGAGCCGGACCTGTCCCTACCACCCGCCCGCCGCCTACGACCCCCTGCGCGACACCCGCCCGCTGACCCGCGCGCGTCTCTACGACGGCCGCGTCGTCTGGACGGTCACCGGCCACGGCCTCGCCCGCACCCTGCTCGCCGACCCCCGGCTGTCCACCGATCCCACCCGCCCGGAGTTCCCCGCCACCAGTGAACGCATCGCTCAGGTCCGGCGCCGCCGCTCCGCCCTGCTCGGCGTCGACGACCCCGAACACCGCGCGCAACGGCGCATGATGATCCCCAGCTTCACCCTCCAGCGCGCCACCGCGCTGCGCCCGCACATCCAGCGGATCGTCGACGAACGCCTCGACGCGATGATCGCCGGCGGACCGCCCGCCGACCTGGTCCCCGCGTTCGCGCTGCCGGTGCCCTCCATGGTGATCTGCGCCCTGCTCGGCGTGCCCTACGAGGACCACGACTTCTTCGAGGGACAGTCGCGCCGGCTGCTGCGCGGCCCGACGGCCGCCGACTCCATGGACGCCCGCGCCCGGATGGAGGCGTACTTCGAGGAACTGATCGACCGCAAGCAGCGGCAGGGCACACCCGGTGACGGCGTCCTGGACGAACTCGTCCACCGGCGGCTGGCCGAGGGCGAACTGGACCGCGAGGGGCTCGTCGCGCTCGCCATCATCCTGCTGGTCGCCGGGCACGAGACGACCGCCAACATGATCTCCCTGGGCACCTTCACGCTGCTCAGGCACCCGGAACGGCTGGCCGAACTGCGCGCCGACCCGGACCTGGTGCCCGCCGCCGTCGACGAACTGCTGCGCATGCTGTCCATCGCCGACGGACTGCTGCGCGTCGCCGTCGAGGACATCGAGGTGGCCGGGGAGACGATCCGCGCGGGCGACGGCGTCGTCTTCTCCACCTCGGTCATCAACCGGGACGAGGCCGTCTACGCCGACCCCGACACCCTGGACCTGCACCGCCCGGCCCGGCACCACGTCGCCTTCGGGTTCGGCATCCACCAGTGCCTCGGGCAGAACCTGGCCCGCGCCGAGATGGAGATCGCGCTGCGCACCCTGTTCGGCCGGCTCCCCGGACTGCGCCTGGCGGTCCCCGCGGAGGAAATCCCGTTCAAACCCGGCGACACGATCCAGGGGATGCTGGAACTCCCCGTGACCTGGTAA
- a CDS encoding DUF4235 domain-containing protein: MGKKKQKKAKLPLAYKPLGFALGWASGALAGLAFRKTWMAIRHEEDAPDALDRDRGWGEVLLAAAVQGALFAMARSLADRTGAKAVERSTGVWPSTDKGGRD; encoded by the coding sequence ATGGGCAAGAAGAAGCAGAAGAAGGCGAAGCTCCCCCTCGCCTACAAACCGCTGGGGTTCGCCCTCGGCTGGGCGAGCGGCGCCCTGGCCGGGCTCGCCTTCCGCAAGACGTGGATGGCGATCCGGCACGAGGAGGACGCCCCCGACGCCCTGGACCGCGACCGCGGCTGGGGTGAGGTGCTGCTCGCCGCGGCGGTCCAGGGCGCCCTGTTCGCGATGGCCCGCAGCCTGGCGGACCGCACGGGCGCGAAGGCGGTCGAGCGGTCCACCGGTGTCTGGCCGTCGACCGACAAGGGCGGACGGGACTGA
- a CDS encoding aldo/keto reductase produces MQYVKLGSTGLDVSRICLGCMTYGLPDRGTHEWTLDEEASRPLIRQALDAGVNFFDTANVYSDGTSEEIVGRALRDFARRDEIVLATKVHGRMRPGPNGAGLSRKAIMTEIDHSLSRLGTEYVDLYQIHRFDPHTPVEETMEALHDVVKAGKARYIGASSMYAWQFSKMQYTAERNGWTKFVSMQNHYNLLYREEEREMLPLCADQGVGVLPWSPLARGRLTRDWGTATDRSTHDAFGSRLYPDSDRVVVEAVTRVANERGVPRAQVALAWLLHQDTVTAPIIGAARPGHLEDAVAAVELELSDKELAALQEPYTPHPVIGH; encoded by the coding sequence ATGCAGTACGTGAAGCTCGGTTCGACGGGCCTGGACGTGTCGCGGATCTGTCTGGGCTGCATGACCTACGGGCTCCCGGACCGTGGCACGCACGAGTGGACCCTCGACGAGGAGGCGTCGCGGCCGCTGATCCGGCAGGCGCTCGACGCGGGCGTCAATTTCTTCGACACCGCCAACGTCTACTCCGACGGCACCAGCGAGGAGATCGTCGGCAGGGCGCTGCGCGACTTCGCCCGCCGGGACGAGATCGTCCTCGCGACCAAGGTCCACGGCCGGATGCGCCCCGGACCGAACGGCGCCGGGCTCTCCCGCAAGGCGATCATGACCGAGATCGACCACAGCCTGAGTCGCCTCGGCACCGAGTATGTCGACCTCTACCAGATCCACCGCTTCGACCCGCACACCCCGGTCGAGGAGACCATGGAGGCGCTGCACGACGTGGTGAAGGCGGGCAAAGCCCGTTACATCGGGGCGAGTTCGATGTACGCCTGGCAGTTCTCCAAGATGCAGTACACCGCCGAGCGCAACGGCTGGACGAAGTTCGTCTCCATGCAGAACCACTACAACCTCCTCTACCGGGAGGAGGAGCGGGAGATGCTGCCGCTCTGCGCCGACCAGGGCGTCGGGGTGCTGCCGTGGAGCCCGCTGGCCCGCGGCCGGCTCACCCGCGACTGGGGCACGGCCACCGACCGCAGCACGCACGACGCGTTCGGCAGCAGGCTGTACCCGGACAGCGACCGGGTCGTCGTGGAGGCCGTCACCCGGGTGGCGAACGAGCGCGGTGTCCCGCGCGCCCAGGTCGCCCTCGCCTGGCTGCTGCACCAGGACACCGTGACGGCGCCCATCATCGGCGCCGCCCGTCCGGGGCACCTCGAGGACGCGGTCGCCGCCGTCGAACTGGAGCTGTCCGACAAGGAGTTGGCGGCGCTCCAGGAGCCCTACACGCCCCACCCGGTCATCGGTCACTGA
- a CDS encoding nitroreductase family deazaflavin-dependent oxidoreductase: MPLEGEYEPSPSKWVRDQVELYERSGGTEGTTLQDTGLPVILLTTRGAKSGKIRKTPLMRVEHDGRYAVVASQGGAPKHPVWYHNIKAEPHVELQDGPVKRDMRAREVTGDEKAEWWERAVAAFPPYADYQKKTDREIPVFVLEPLDER, translated from the coding sequence ATGCCTCTCGAGGGCGAATACGAGCCCAGCCCGAGCAAGTGGGTGCGCGACCAGGTGGAGTTGTACGAGCGGTCCGGCGGCACCGAGGGCACCACGCTCCAGGACACCGGGCTGCCCGTCATCCTGCTGACGACCCGCGGCGCCAAGAGCGGCAAGATCCGCAAGACGCCCCTCATGCGCGTCGAGCACGACGGCCGTTACGCCGTGGTCGCCTCCCAGGGCGGGGCGCCGAAGCACCCCGTCTGGTACCACAACATCAAGGCCGAGCCGCATGTCGAGCTGCAGGACGGCCCGGTGAAGCGGGACATGAGGGCCCGTGAGGTCACCGGCGACGAGAAGGCCGAGTGGTGGGAGCGGGCCGTCGCCGCCTTCCCGCCGTACGCCGACTACCAGAAGAAGACGGACCGGGAGATCCCGGTGTTCGTCCTGGAGCCGCTCGACGAGCGGTAG
- a CDS encoding RICIN domain-containing protein, translating into MPDAGLSNSPGAARFFEVPDAQLSAELKKWTGAAPALHPVGELLDRHWEAGFAYARLCTADTRTAGMLTTAAFTRLFGETLRQTGPTAAWRPRLLVTVGRIAAEWDADHRRELLHPGLRSGPDGVGAAARLQPPDHRRLLSEAFARLPQSARCLLWHTEVEAEPASVPAALLGMDAETGRLELERARDRLREELLQVHRELAPEHECRQYLRMLDVTYRRGGVDVDPDLRAHLNRCAHCSGTADQLGVFNGGLGIALAESVLGWGARAYLIARVSPGAQPPVSAPDPYGPIAGESFFADTGAAASAARPHPSAFTSVTAPDTAGTPAGVPGPRSARRAARRSGARREPTGPARRGARACSSRVAVKVARRAARRRNLSAAVATVSALVVLPLVIWSAAGSDGGTDDTAVPTAHGQRPSGSASPEKDAPSRNPAWAGAAEAAKGDLRGRLHNIGSGLCVAVVGGRAVEGAETELTACAPGPAQEWTYETDGLIRSAADPGLCLDSHLGYSVRLAPCQVTGAGGDDVRYDFTLPGALIPRFDQELALSPAATDGSGALVLKSRDDDNGTQHWAVDTARTTSALETVTFAPKPAAAVRPAPPPAHTPAPPSAHTPATKSARTAPPPTAPPAARAPGAPAGEGGPRGGGRGPGGGAHR; encoded by the coding sequence GTGCCTGACGCAGGCCTGTCGAATTCACCAGGCGCCGCCCGCTTCTTTGAAGTGCCCGACGCTCAACTGAGCGCCGAACTCAAGAAGTGGACGGGAGCGGCACCGGCGCTCCACCCCGTCGGAGAACTCCTCGACCGGCACTGGGAGGCGGGCTTCGCCTACGCACGGCTGTGCACCGCCGACACCCGCACCGCGGGCATGCTCACCACGGCGGCGTTCACCCGCCTGTTCGGCGAGACCCTCCGGCAGACCGGGCCGACCGCCGCCTGGCGCCCCCGGCTCCTCGTCACCGTCGGCCGGATCGCCGCCGAATGGGACGCCGACCACCGGCGCGAACTCCTCCACCCCGGGCTGCGCTCAGGCCCCGACGGCGTCGGAGCCGCCGCCCGCCTGCAGCCGCCGGACCACCGCCGGCTGCTCTCCGAGGCGTTCGCACGGCTGCCCCAGTCGGCCCGCTGCCTGCTGTGGCACACCGAGGTCGAGGCCGAACCGGCGTCCGTACCGGCCGCACTCCTCGGCATGGACGCGGAGACCGGACGCCTGGAGCTGGAGCGCGCCCGCGACCGGCTGCGCGAGGAACTCCTCCAGGTCCACCGCGAACTCGCCCCCGAGCACGAGTGCCGCCAGTACCTGCGGATGCTCGACGTGACCTACCGGCGCGGCGGTGTCGACGTCGACCCCGACCTGCGCGCGCATCTGAACCGCTGCGCGCACTGCAGCGGCACCGCGGACCAGCTCGGCGTCTTCAACGGCGGACTGGGCATCGCCCTCGCCGAGTCCGTGCTCGGCTGGGGCGCGCGGGCCTATCTGATCGCCCGCGTGAGCCCCGGCGCGCAGCCTCCCGTCTCCGCGCCCGACCCGTACGGGCCGATCGCGGGCGAGTCCTTCTTCGCCGACACCGGCGCCGCGGCCTCCGCCGCGCGCCCCCACCCCTCGGCGTTCACCTCCGTCACGGCCCCGGACACCGCGGGGACGCCCGCCGGCGTACCCGGCCCGCGCAGCGCCCGCCGGGCCGCCCGCCGCTCCGGCGCACGCCGCGAGCCCACCGGGCCCGCCCGCCGCGGCGCCCGCGCCTGCTCCAGCCGCGTCGCCGTGAAGGTGGCCCGCCGCGCCGCCCGGCGCCGCAACCTGTCGGCGGCCGTCGCCACCGTCAGCGCCCTGGTCGTGCTGCCCCTGGTGATCTGGTCCGCCGCCGGTTCCGACGGCGGCACCGACGACACCGCCGTACCCACCGCCCACGGCCAGCGGCCGTCCGGCTCGGCGAGCCCCGAGAAGGACGCCCCCAGCCGCAACCCCGCGTGGGCGGGCGCCGCCGAGGCGGCCAAGGGCGACCTGCGGGGCCGGCTCCACAACATCGGCTCCGGGCTGTGCGTGGCCGTCGTGGGTGGCCGGGCCGTCGAGGGAGCGGAGACCGAACTGACCGCCTGCGCCCCCGGTCCCGCCCAGGAGTGGACGTACGAGACCGACGGGCTGATCCGCAGCGCCGCCGACCCCGGCCTGTGCCTCGACTCCCACCTCGGCTACTCGGTCCGGCTCGCCCCCTGCCAGGTCACCGGCGCGGGCGGCGACGACGTCCGCTACGACTTCACGCTGCCCGGCGCCCTGATACCCCGCTTCGACCAGGAACTCGCGCTGAGCCCCGCGGCCACCGACGGCTCCGGCGCCCTGGTGCTCAAGAGCCGCGACGACGACAACGGCACACAGCACTGGGCCGTTGACACCGCGCGCACCACCTCCGCGCTGGAGACGGTCACCTTCGCCCCGAAGCCCGCCGCCGCCGTCAGGCCGGCCCCACCACCCGCCCACACCCCGGCGCCGCCCTCCGCGCACACCCCCGCCACCAAGTCCGCCCGCACGGCACCGCCCCCGACCGCACCCCCGGCCGCCCGGGCGCCCGGCGCGCCGGCGGGCGAGGGCGGGCCGAGGGGCGGCGGCCGTGGGCCCGGGGGTGGCGCCCACCGCTGA
- a CDS encoding flavoprotein, with translation MTEQAGKPFLYVVVCAAGIAADVDKLAGAALERDWEVGVIATPAALNGFFDTTAVETLTGRPIRSTWRTPADPRPFPPPDAVAVAPATFNTINKWAAGIADTLALGTLCEAAGLGVPVAVLPCVADALAAHPAYRDSLERLRGMGVRFGEPYTGEPAPDGTRPDFRWERALDLLTEPGAP, from the coding sequence ATGACCGAACAGGCCGGGAAACCCTTTCTCTACGTCGTCGTCTGCGCCGCCGGGATCGCGGCGGACGTGGACAAGCTGGCCGGCGCCGCGCTGGAGCGGGACTGGGAGGTCGGGGTCATCGCGACCCCGGCCGCCCTGAACGGCTTCTTCGACACCACCGCCGTCGAGACCCTGACGGGCCGGCCGATCCGCTCCACCTGGCGCACGCCCGCCGACCCCCGCCCCTTCCCGCCGCCGGACGCCGTCGCCGTCGCGCCGGCCACCTTCAACACGATCAACAAGTGGGCGGCCGGCATCGCCGACACCCTGGCCCTGGGCACCCTCTGCGAGGCGGCCGGTCTGGGCGTGCCCGTCGCCGTCCTGCCCTGCGTGGCCGACGCGCTCGCCGCCCACCCGGCCTACCGGGACAGCCTGGAACGGCTGCGCGGCATGGGGGTGCGGTTCGGGGAGCCGTACACGGGCGAGCCCGCGCCGGACGGCACACGGCCGGACTTCCGGTGGGAGCGGGCGCTGGACCTGCTGACGGAGCCGGGAGCGCCGTAG
- a CDS encoding ferredoxin, with protein sequence MPGEASGTRIDIDHDLCIGAGQCALAAPSVFTQDDDGFSALIPGREDGGGDPMVREAARACPVSAITVSEATA encoded by the coding sequence GTGCCCGGCGAGGCGTCCGGGACCCGCATCGACATCGACCACGACCTCTGCATCGGCGCCGGACAGTGCGCCCTGGCCGCCCCGTCCGTCTTCACCCAGGACGACGACGGCTTCAGCGCCCTGATCCCCGGCCGGGAGGACGGCGGCGGCGACCCGATGGTCCGGGAGGCCGCCCGCGCCTGCCCGGTCAGTGCCATCACCGTCTCCGAGGCCACCGCCTGA